In Pedobacter sp. SL55, the following proteins share a genomic window:
- a CDS encoding fibronectin type III domain-containing protein has protein sequence MVDDLEFTPAANAYPYYLSTSNTAPSNNTAATSVATGTSINLSNLQPSTTYYLWMRTYNGDSYGNWTVSPLSFTTAPQVLPIELKSLQAEVKGNNLLVNWQTSSESNNSHFFVQVPANGRTWTDLAKVASKAANGNAATELSYTFSFPLGQIALAGFGLLGLFLLPATRNKWLRLLMVALVIGGMAGCAKTSELSDELNNGLKTGQAIYVRLAQVDLNGTINYSEAVLVKR, from the coding sequence ATGGTTGACGATTTGGAATTTACGCCTGCTGCAAATGCCTACCCATACTATTTATCTACCAGCAACACTGCTCCAAGCAATAACACTGCCGCAACTAGTGTAGCTACGGGAACAAGCATTAATCTAAGTAATTTACAGCCATCTACTACGTACTACCTTTGGATGCGCACTTACAATGGCGACAGCTATGGCAACTGGACAGTTAGCCCTTTAAGCTTTACCACAGCACCTCAAGTATTGCCAATAGAGCTTAAAAGTTTACAGGCCGAAGTTAAGGGAAACAACTTACTTGTAAATTGGCAAACCAGCAGCGAAAGTAACAACAGCCACTTTTTTGTTCAGGTTCCTGCTAATGGCCGCACTTGGACCGATTTAGCCAAAGTAGCTTCAAAAGCAGCCAATGGTAATGCTGCAACCGAGCTAAGTTATACTTTCAGCTTTCCGTTAGGGCAAATTGCCTTGGCTGGTTTTGGTTTATTGGGCTTATTTTTATTGCCGGCTACCCGAAACAAATGGCTTAGGTTGTTAATGGTTGCTTTAGTAATAGGTGGTATGGCAGGTTGCGCTAAAACATCCGAATTGTCTGACGAATTAAATAATGGCTTAAAAACTGGGCAGGCAATTTATGTAAGGCTTGCGCAGGTAGATTTAAACGGCACCATAAATTATAGCGAAGCTGTACTGGTAAAAAGGTAG
- a CDS encoding ATP-binding protein: MQFKEIIGQEDVKQHLLQTVAENRVSHAQLFLSPAGSGAVPLAIAYAQYINCQDRTAEDSCGECASCRKYERLIHPDLHFSYPFFASKDVKIATDVLEEWRNMVLENPYFDLDIWRSKLSADNKQANINIAEAHDIIKKLSYKAFEADTKVLIMWLPEYLDREGNALLKIIEEPPAKTLFILIAQNQEQILSTILSRTQIVKIPKLQDEVVKQYLIDKANLSDHQAEEYSFLADGNLIEANALLADQANNNAGYFAEWLRMAYGNRVPDMMAFTETAASWGRENQKNYIKYGINFLRECGLIISGAEVLVKLPPQHLEVAKKLSGVLNMAMVEALINELEKAHYHIERNANPKILFLDVSLQLVKIIKFKTLPKGTQYIYS, from the coding sequence ATGCAGTTTAAAGAGATTATTGGACAAGAAGACGTAAAGCAACACTTATTGCAAACCGTAGCCGAAAACAGGGTTAGCCATGCGCAACTCTTTCTTTCGCCTGCCGGAAGTGGTGCAGTGCCCTTGGCTATTGCATACGCCCAGTACATTAACTGCCAAGACAGAACAGCCGAAGATAGCTGTGGCGAATGTGCTTCTTGCCGTAAATACGAACGCCTAATTCATCCAGATTTACATTTCTCCTATCCATTTTTTGCTTCTAAAGATGTGAAAATTGCGACAGATGTGCTGGAAGAATGGCGCAACATGGTGCTCGAAAATCCTTACTTCGATTTAGATATTTGGCGCTCTAAATTAAGTGCAGATAACAAGCAGGCGAACATCAACATTGCCGAGGCGCACGATATCATCAAAAAATTAAGCTACAAAGCTTTCGAGGCCGATACCAAAGTGCTCATTATGTGGTTGCCAGAGTATTTAGATAGGGAAGGAAATGCACTACTTAAAATTATTGAAGAACCGCCTGCGAAAACCCTGTTTATCTTGATTGCACAGAACCAAGAACAGATTTTATCCACTATTTTATCTCGTACACAGATTGTAAAAATTCCTAAGTTGCAAGATGAAGTGGTAAAACAGTATTTGATAGATAAAGCCAATCTCTCAGACCACCAAGCAGAAGAATACAGCTTTTTGGCTGATGGAAATTTGATTGAAGCCAATGCTTTGCTGGCCGACCAAGCGAATAACAATGCGGGATATTTTGCAGAGTGGTTGCGTATGGCTTACGGTAACCGAGTACCAGATATGATGGCTTTTACCGAAACTGCGGCAAGCTGGGGCAGGGAAAATCAGAAAAATTATATCAAGTACGGTATCAACTTTTTGCGTGAGTGTGGATTAATTATTAGTGGAGCCGAGGTATTGGTAAAACTGCCTCCTCAGCACCTAGAAGTAGCAAAAAAATTATCAGGGGTATTAAATATGGCCATGGTAGAAGCCTTAATTAACGAATTAGAAAAGGCGCATTACCATATCGAGCGTAATGCGAATCCGAAAATTCTGTTTTTAGATGTATCTTTACAACTGGTAAAAATTATAAAGTTTAAAACGCTCCCGAAAGGGACTCAATATATATACAGTTAA
- a CDS encoding PSP1 domain-containing protein, with protein sequence MGCGSCSSGGGCAPAGCKSNGSCLTGGCQKMEVHDWLSNLDMPSNYRSFPIIEVKFKGSRKEFFVNNDDIYLEIGELIAVEGATGGYDIGHVSLTGELVRTQLKRRKTPIDQVTRKVYRKATEADVEKWKIAKGLEWETMHKARTLALDLKLSMKISDVDYQGDRTKATFFYTAEGRVDFRELIKKMAEAFRIRIEMRQVGMRQEAGRLGGIGSCGRELCCSTWLTNFKTVSTAAARYQNLSLNTLKLAGQCGKLKCCLNYELDTYLDALKDIPDRIESLQTEVGVARHQKTDIFKKLMWFSYANQEDWIPLKVDRVKEIMAMNKRGEKPSNLKDEAVELKTTAVVEKTHDYENVVGQDSLTRLDEKNRNRNNRNRSNKDRNNRERGERGERDRNRPQSNQGGDKENGENRNGQAGAKNRDRHQNQNRQQQAKSSEKPQQEQNPRNQQKKENRPQQNQRQPQKPVEDKANNQPSSKAEAPQAQGEGGNPEQKRNNRNRNKNRNRNRQQGDKNKDQGPKPNE encoded by the coding sequence ATGGGATGTGGAAGTTGCTCGTCGGGAGGTGGTTGTGCCCCCGCTGGCTGCAAAAGTAATGGCTCTTGCCTTACTGGAGGCTGCCAAAAAATGGAAGTACACGACTGGCTGTCTAACCTGGATATGCCATCAAATTATAGATCTTTTCCAATTATAGAAGTTAAATTTAAAGGCTCCAGAAAAGAGTTTTTTGTGAATAACGATGATATCTATTTGGAAATTGGCGAATTGATTGCCGTTGAAGGTGCTACTGGCGGCTACGATATTGGACACGTTTCGCTAACTGGCGAATTGGTGCGCACGCAATTGAAACGTAGGAAGACGCCGATAGATCAGGTTACGCGTAAGGTTTACAGAAAAGCCACAGAAGCTGATGTAGAAAAATGGAAAATAGCAAAAGGCTTAGAGTGGGAAACCATGCATAAAGCCCGTACGTTGGCTTTAGATCTAAAGCTTTCTATGAAAATTAGCGACGTAGATTACCAAGGCGATAGAACAAAGGCAACTTTCTTTTATACCGCCGAGGGTAGGGTAGATTTTAGGGAACTGATCAAAAAAATGGCCGAGGCTTTTCGTATACGAATCGAGATGCGCCAAGTTGGTATGCGCCAGGAAGCTGGCCGTTTGGGTGGTATCGGTTCTTGCGGTCGCGAATTGTGCTGCTCTACTTGGTTAACTAACTTTAAAACGGTTTCTACGGCTGCGGCACGTTACCAAAACCTTTCGCTAAATACCTTAAAACTTGCCGGGCAATGTGGTAAGTTAAAGTGCTGCTTAAACTACGAGTTGGATACTTATTTAGATGCTCTGAAAGATATTCCAGATCGTATCGAATCGCTACAAACCGAAGTTGGTGTTGCCCGTCATCAAAAAACAGATATCTTCAAAAAACTGATGTGGTTCAGTTATGCTAATCAAGAAGATTGGATCCCGTTAAAGGTTGACCGTGTGAAAGAAATCATGGCGATGAACAAACGCGGCGAAAAGCCAAGCAACTTGAAAGACGAAGCGGTGGAATTGAAAACTACGGCTGTGGTAGAAAAAACGCATGACTACGAAAATGTGGTTGGTCAGGACAGCTTAACCCGCTTAGATGAGAAAAATCGCAACAGGAACAATCGTAACCGTAGCAATAAAGACCGCAACAATAGAGAACGAGGAGAGCGTGGAGAACGTGACAGAAATAGGCCTCAGTCTAATCAAGGTGGCGATAAAGAGAACGGCGAGAATAGAAACGGACAAGCCGGAGCTAAAAACAGAGATAGACACCAGAACCAAAATAGGCAGCAACAGGCTAAATCTTCGGAAAAGCCTCAGCAAGAGCAAAATCCAAGAAACCAGCAGAAAAAGGAAAATCGGCCACAACAAAACCAGCGTCAACCTCAAAAGCCTGTAGAAGATAAGGCGAATAACCAGCCTAGTTCAAAGGCGGAAGCGCCTCAAGCGCAAGGCGAAGGTGGTAACCCAGAGCAAAAGCGTAACAATAGAAATAGAAATAAAAACCGCAATAGGAATAGGCAGCAAGGAGATAAAAATAAAGACCAAGGACCAAAGCCAAATGAATAG
- a CDS encoding gliding motility lipoprotein GldH: MNRSKGLGIRNKVELCEIPMLREAKGEEGKALEVRRTMQYACPPLEGVGGGFLTNIFSKLHIIAIFCFLFTFFSCNFNTIVDTNQSIEDNQWLYANAAKADFEIKDVTRPYQVNFKLRINTAYRYSNLFVLATLKDAKSRKKIRYQFKLAKADGTWLGKGSGDLYTYSFPLLKNHRFADTGKYSIEIEQNMRDNPLVGISDVGIEVK; this comes from the coding sequence ATGAATAGGAGTAAGGGATTAGGGATTAGGAATAAGGTTGAGCTGTGCGAAATCCCGATGCTTCGGGAAGCTAAGGGAGAGGAAGGCAAAGCTTTAGAAGTTAGAAGGACTATGCAGTATGCTTGTCCCCCTTTGGAGGGGGTAGGGGGAGGATTTTTAACAAATATCTTCTCTAAATTGCATATTATTGCCATTTTCTGCTTTTTATTTACTTTCTTTTCCTGCAATTTCAACACCATAGTTGATACCAATCAAAGTATCGAAGATAACCAATGGTTGTACGCTAATGCTGCAAAGGCCGATTTTGAAATTAAGGATGTAACCAGGCCTTATCAAGTTAATTTCAAATTGCGTATTAATACAGCATATCGGTATTCAAATTTGTTTGTATTAGCAACTTTAAAGGATGCGAAAAGTAGAAAAAAGATCCGCTATCAGTTTAAACTAGCGAAAGCCGATGGCACTTGGTTAGGTAAAGGGTCGGGAGATTTGTATACTTACTCTTTTCCACTACTTAAAAACCATCGCTTTGCGGATACCGGAAAATACAGCATAGAGATAGAACAAAATATGCGAGATAACCCATTAGTTGGTATCAGCGATGTGGGTATTGAAGTGAAGTGA
- a CDS encoding thioredoxin family protein — MRKRLLAACLLLVTFSVNAAEIKFLENPTWTSVLEKAKKENKIIFLDAYATWCGPCKQMDAETYTNQAVADFYNANFINVKYDMEKGEGAMLADRYYVSAYPNLIFISPDGVMLHKGIGFVAADEFLALAKEAKNPEAQYYTLKKNALKLNNAQFLNFAKQAVELQDEDFGYISKDFLAAKPDILGDSDLVDLIMNYAFVLPKEKDLTYFSTSKNKIIKVGKYSEDDFEERLVSLAIQFALSEEVQVTEEIDFEAVKSILDKYVPKSSFFVFNYFKTQYFLENKETDQALTAFNEILDNPDKAGYQQICNAMMAFGPILFEEGKLDTYLDKFNAIPVAAKEKEVAYLKDFVKAIIYIKTKQTDKFKGIANTMLADANTPEEIKKDLRAALQNMGAN; from the coding sequence ATGAGAAAGAGATTATTGGCGGCTTGTCTGCTATTGGTTACATTTTCGGTAAACGCTGCCGAAATCAAATTTTTAGAAAATCCTACATGGACTTCTGTACTGGAGAAAGCAAAAAAGGAAAACAAGATCATCTTTTTAGATGCTTATGCAACTTGGTGTGGTCCATGTAAGCAAATGGATGCAGAAACCTACACCAATCAAGCAGTCGCTGATTTTTATAATGCAAATTTCATTAACGTAAAATACGATATGGAAAAGGGCGAAGGCGCAATGCTGGCCGACAGGTATTATGTTTCTGCCTATCCAAATTTGATCTTTATCAGCCCAGATGGCGTAATGTTACACAAGGGTATAGGTTTTGTTGCGGCAGATGAGTTTTTGGCTTTGGCTAAGGAAGCAAAAAATCCAGAAGCACAATATTATACGCTAAAAAAGAATGCTTTGAAGCTAAACAATGCACAGTTTTTAAATTTTGCAAAACAAGCTGTAGAACTACAAGATGAAGATTTTGGATATATCAGCAAAGATTTTTTAGCGGCAAAACCCGATATTTTAGGTGATTCGGATTTGGTTGACTTGATTATGAATTATGCGTTTGTACTGCCCAAAGAAAAGGATTTAACGTATTTCTCTACCAGCAAAAATAAAATCATTAAAGTAGGTAAGTATAGCGAAGATGATTTTGAGGAACGTTTGGTAAGTTTAGCCATTCAGTTTGCCCTTTCTGAAGAGGTGCAGGTTACAGAAGAGATAGACTTTGAAGCGGTTAAAAGTATATTGGATAAATATGTTCCTAAAAGTTCGTTTTTCGTTTTTAACTACTTTAAAACCCAATATTTCTTAGAAAACAAAGAAACAGACCAGGCGTTAACTGCTTTTAATGAGATTTTGGATAACCCGGATAAAGCAGGTTATCAGCAAATATGTAATGCCATGATGGCTTTTGGTCCCATCTTATTTGAGGAAGGCAAGTTGGATACTTATTTAGATAAGTTTAATGCTATTCCGGTTGCTGCAAAAGAAAAGGAAGTAGCTTATTTAAAAGATTTTGTGAAAGCAATTATCTACATTAAAACCAAACAAACCGATAAATTTAAAGGAATTGCAAATACCATGTTAGCGGATGCCAATACTCCAGAGGAAATTAAAAAAGATCTGAGAGCGGCGTTGCAGAATATGGGTGCTAATTAA
- a CDS encoding UDP-N-acetylmuramoyl-tripeptide--D-alanyl-D-alanine ligase, with protein sequence MVNIEQLYQHYLKHSVICTDTRSISEGCLFFALKGDKFDANQFAEKAIADGAAFAIVDNPTYAKGDQFILVDDVLSTLQELAKHHRKQLNIPVVGLTGSNGKTTTKELIRAVLAEHFKVFATKGNLNNHIGVPLSILSIADDIEIAVIEMGANHQKEIELLSNIAQPTHGLISNVGMAHLEGFGGFEGVKKGKAELYAYLSQNNGYAFVNATNKDLTEMVNKAGVKNIVRYNIAEKGAVQGVLKHGDPLIEFNWSFNGESHEAKANLTGTYNFENILAAISIGCFFKLSPAEINKGLADYFPNNNRSQLTKTEKNTVICDFYNANPSSMAAAITNLNSLTSTHKVAILGDMFELGDESATQHERIIALAIENKIDTLIFIGHHFYNAKGNFNTNFFATPIEATTFIESQNWKNSLILLKGSRGMALEQLLPLL encoded by the coding sequence ATGGTTAACATCGAACAGCTTTATCAACACTATTTAAAACATTCTGTAATTTGTACAGACACCCGTTCTATTAGCGAAGGTTGTTTGTTTTTTGCCTTAAAGGGCGATAAATTCGATGCCAACCAGTTTGCAGAGAAGGCGATAGCTGATGGTGCGGCATTTGCCATTGTAGATAATCCGACGTATGCCAAAGGCGATCAATTTATATTGGTGGATGATGTGTTGAGCACTTTACAAGAGCTAGCTAAGCATCATAGGAAGCAATTGAACATTCCAGTAGTTGGACTAACAGGAAGCAACGGCAAAACTACTACCAAAGAATTGATTAGGGCGGTACTAGCCGAACATTTTAAGGTTTTTGCTACCAAAGGCAACTTAAACAACCACATTGGCGTGCCTTTATCTATTTTAAGCATAGCTGATGATATAGAAATTGCCGTGATTGAAATGGGCGCTAACCACCAAAAGGAGATTGAACTCTTAAGCAACATTGCACAGCCTACCCACGGTTTGATTAGCAATGTTGGTATGGCACATTTAGAGGGCTTTGGCGGTTTCGAAGGAGTGAAAAAAGGCAAGGCAGAACTATATGCTTATCTGAGCCAAAACAATGGCTACGCTTTTGTAAATGCGACAAACAAAGATTTAACCGAAATGGTGAACAAGGCTGGTGTTAAAAATATAGTTCGCTATAATATTGCCGAGAAAGGCGCCGTACAAGGTGTATTGAAACACGGTGATCCGCTAATTGAGTTTAATTGGAGTTTTAATGGAGAAAGCCACGAAGCCAAAGCAAACCTCACGGGCACCTATAATTTCGAGAATATTTTAGCCGCCATTAGCATTGGTTGCTTCTTTAAATTGAGCCCTGCGGAGATTAATAAAGGCTTAGCCGATTACTTCCCTAACAACAACCGCTCTCAGTTGACTAAAACAGAAAAGAATACTGTCATCTGCGATTTTTATAATGCCAACCCTAGCAGTATGGCTGCCGCCATTACCAATTTAAACAGCCTCACTTCTACTCATAAGGTTGCTATTTTGGGAGACATGTTTGAGCTGGGCGATGAATCTGCTACACAACACGAACGCATCATAGCACTGGCAATTGAAAATAAAATTGACACGTTAATATTTATAGGCCATCACTTTTATAATGCCAAAGGCAATTTTAACACTAACTTTTTTGCTACACCAATAGAAGCTACTACGTTTATTGAAAGCCAAAACTGGAAAAACTCGCTTATTCTGTTGAAAGGAAGCAGAGGAATGGCATTGGAGCAGCTGCTGCCGCTTTTGTAA
- a CDS encoding M14 family metallopeptidase: MKRTLLVLWLGLFASSLFAQIQSPDNFLGYELGTRFSAHQKVVDYFKEVAAKAGNVKLQSYGKTYEGRELLLAIISDASNMQRLEQIRTNNIAISNNDKSVKLAKQPVIVWLSYNVHGNEANSTETAMKVLYTLAAAKDEKTKQWLKNTIVIIDPCLNPDGRERYVNYFNSVVGTVPNPDPAAREHYEPWPGGRSNHYYFDLNRDWAWQTQIESEQRLRQYHQWLPQVHVDFHEQGYNEPYYFAPAAEPIHQSVTAWQRDFQVIVGKNNAKYFDENGWQYFTKERFDLLYPSYGDTYPLYNGAIGMTYEQGGIKAGLAVVTADGDTLTLKDRISHHFATSMSTLEISSAYAEKLVTEFRKFFEQSLTPATAYKSYVIKAQNISRLRKLAELLTKNKISYAFGSEKGDRSLNGYNYETQKVESFKLERNDMVVNVAQKHGVLANILFEPQTFVADSNTYDITAWALPYAYGLNAYGLKENVLGGHSFIEEPKRILPSVAKPYAWVLAWGSIEEAKTLVALQQKDIKVRMAEQAFTIGGVNYKAGTLLVYRAENEKKNKNFTSVIQQLLTQNNVVFSVLGSGYVEKGKDFGSSSYRLLATPKIAVLGGQETSSQSLGEIWHFFEQELNYPISIVNVATAANLDINQINTLIVPDGYYAEKLAEQLAIWVSTGGKLILLEDAIAAVIGKKPFQIKRREEPKNNDAKSNTQAYSSRDHDDFSNSIPGAIYKVYLDQTHPLSYGIGKYYYTLKTDANIYEPFENGYNIGLLKPDSYVAGVAGAKVKAKIASGMLYGVQEIGKGRVLYIATGLIFRQFWEGGKQVLVNGVFLD, from the coding sequence ATGAAAAGAACTTTACTAGTTTTATGGTTGGGGTTATTTGCCTCGTCCTTATTTGCGCAAATACAAAGCCCTGATAACTTTTTAGGTTACGAATTGGGTACTCGTTTTTCTGCGCATCAAAAGGTAGTCGATTATTTTAAAGAGGTTGCCGCAAAGGCAGGAAACGTAAAGCTGCAATCTTACGGCAAAACCTACGAAGGAAGAGAATTACTGTTGGCTATCATTTCTGATGCCTCTAACATGCAACGTTTAGAGCAAATTAGAACCAACAACATTGCTATCTCTAATAATGATAAATCGGTAAAGTTAGCTAAACAACCCGTAATTGTTTGGCTAAGCTACAATGTACACGGCAACGAAGCCAACTCTACCGAGACAGCGATGAAAGTGTTATACACTTTAGCAGCAGCGAAGGATGAAAAAACTAAGCAATGGTTAAAGAATACGATAGTAATTATCGACCCTTGCTTAAACCCCGATGGGAGAGAGCGGTACGTAAATTATTTTAATAGTGTGGTTGGTACGGTGCCTAATCCAGACCCAGCGGCTAGAGAACATTATGAGCCTTGGCCGGGTGGCAGAAGTAACCATTACTATTTTGATCTGAACCGCGATTGGGCTTGGCAAACGCAAATAGAAAGTGAGCAAAGATTAAGGCAATATCACCAGTGGTTGCCACAGGTTCATGTCGATTTTCATGAGCAGGGTTACAACGAGCCCTATTACTTCGCACCAGCTGCAGAGCCGATACATCAATCGGTTACCGCTTGGCAAAGGGATTTTCAGGTCATCGTAGGAAAAAATAACGCAAAGTATTTCGATGAAAATGGTTGGCAATACTTTACCAAAGAACGTTTCGATTTACTTTATCCATCTTATGGCGATACCTATCCGTTGTATAATGGCGCTATAGGGATGACTTACGAACAGGGCGGGATAAAAGCAGGCTTGGCCGTGGTCACCGCAGATGGAGATACCTTGACCTTGAAAGATCGCATATCACATCACTTTGCTACGTCTATGTCTACCTTGGAAATTTCATCGGCCTATGCCGAAAAATTGGTGACCGAATTCAGGAAGTTCTTTGAACAAAGTTTAACACCAGCTACGGCTTACAAAAGCTATGTAATTAAAGCCCAAAATATTTCGAGATTGAGAAAACTAGCCGAACTGCTGACGAAAAATAAAATCAGCTATGCCTTTGGCTCTGAAAAAGGCGACAGGAGCTTAAATGGTTATAACTACGAAACGCAAAAAGTTGAATCTTTTAAGCTGGAGCGAAACGATATGGTGGTGAATGTGGCGCAGAAACATGGGGTGCTCGCCAACATTTTATTTGAACCGCAAACTTTTGTTGCCGATTCTAATACTTATGACATTACCGCTTGGGCATTGCCTTATGCTTATGGCTTAAATGCTTATGGTTTAAAGGAAAATGTTTTGGGTGGCCATTCGTTTATAGAAGAGCCAAAAAGAATTTTGCCAAGCGTAGCAAAACCTTATGCTTGGGTGTTGGCTTGGGGTTCAATAGAAGAAGCAAAAACTTTAGTGGCTTTGCAGCAAAAAGACATCAAAGTGAGAATGGCCGAACAAGCTTTTACCATTGGCGGCGTTAACTACAAAGCGGGTACCTTACTGGTGTACAGGGCCGAGAACGAAAAGAAGAACAAAAACTTCACATCGGTTATACAACAATTACTTACACAAAATAATGTAGTTTTTAGCGTATTAGGCTCGGGCTATGTAGAAAAAGGCAAAGATTTTGGCTCGTCGAGCTACAGGTTATTAGCTACACCAAAAATAGCTGTATTGGGCGGTCAAGAAACTTCTTCGCAGTCGCTGGGCGAGATCTGGCATTTTTTTGAGCAAGAATTAAATTATCCAATATCTATAGTCAATGTAGCTACTGCCGCAAACCTGGATATCAATCAAATCAATACTTTAATTGTACCAGATGGTTACTATGCCGAGAAACTTGCCGAGCAATTGGCAATCTGGGTAAGTACCGGCGGTAAGTTGATTTTATTAGAGGATGCCATTGCAGCGGTTATAGGAAAGAAGCCGTTTCAAATCAAACGCAGAGAAGAACCTAAAAACAACGATGCAAAGAGTAATACGCAAGCCTACAGCAGCAGAGATCACGATGATTTTAGCAATTCTATTCCTGGGGCCATCTATAAAGTATACTTAGATCAAACACATCCGTTAAGCTATGGCATTGGTAAATACTACTACACCCTAAAAACTGATGCCAATATTTATGAGCCCTTTGAAAATGGATATAACATCGGTTTGCTAAAGCCAGATAGCTACGTTGCTGGCGTTGCTGGTGCTAAGGTTAAGGCTAAAATTGCTTCGGGCATGTTGTATGGTGTTCAAGAAATTGGTAAAGGTCGAGTTTT